Proteins encoded within one genomic window of Halorussus salilacus:
- a CDS encoding S8 family serine peptidase, whose amino-acid sequence MSGTALGGIALGSTVTAAASSERFLVDAKKVSASEAESAGLEVVHDVSEIDLLVVSGEESDVESLGSAYAADSVYSLDLPVGEDAPVTAEEDATDEPGYGIQWDKQVQNVPEAHEVTRGEDTRVAIVDSGVAAGHPDLEHAVNTDLSRDFTGDGYGAGGPYGGYHGTHVAGIVAADDRNDEGVVGTAPATEIVDCRVFSPTGGASFADIVAAIVYSASIGCDAANMSLGAYPVARQGQGSFYGKVLNRATTYANSQGTLLVASAGNDAADLQHDSDVISLPNEAANVLSVSATGPIGFNWGDEGLESPEYTPSVYTNYGTNEIDVAAPGGNYDPEAAEDGVPGYYYDLVYNTLAEPVFDDDGSYLGAAYSYGWLAGTSMAAPQVAGAAALVAAQNPKYNANQVRQALKNSADTVEEFDKTYYGAGFLNPVDALE is encoded by the coding sequence GTGAGCGGCACAGCACTCGGCGGAATCGCGCTCGGCAGTACGGTCACTGCCGCGGCGTCCAGCGAGCGGTTCCTCGTGGACGCGAAGAAGGTCTCGGCGTCCGAGGCCGAGTCGGCGGGACTCGAAGTCGTCCACGACGTGAGCGAGATCGACCTGCTGGTCGTCAGCGGGGAAGAATCCGACGTCGAGTCGCTCGGCTCGGCGTACGCCGCCGACAGCGTCTACTCGCTCGACCTGCCGGTCGGCGAGGACGCGCCCGTCACGGCCGAGGAGGACGCGACCGACGAGCCCGGGTACGGAATCCAGTGGGACAAGCAGGTCCAGAACGTCCCGGAGGCCCACGAGGTCACCCGCGGCGAGGACACGCGCGTGGCGATTGTCGACTCCGGCGTCGCGGCGGGCCACCCCGACCTCGAACACGCGGTCAACACCGACCTCTCGCGGGACTTCACGGGCGACGGTTACGGCGCGGGCGGTCCGTACGGCGGCTACCACGGCACCCACGTCGCGGGCATCGTCGCGGCCGACGACCGCAACGACGAGGGCGTCGTCGGGACCGCGCCCGCCACCGAGATCGTCGACTGCCGGGTTTTCTCCCCGACCGGAGGGGCGTCGTTCGCCGACATCGTGGCCGCCATCGTCTACAGCGCGTCCATCGGCTGTGACGCCGCGAACATGAGCCTCGGGGCGTACCCCGTGGCCCGACAGGGTCAGGGGAGCTTCTACGGCAAGGTACTCAACCGCGCGACGACCTACGCCAACAGTCAGGGCACCCTGCTAGTCGCGTCGGCCGGGAACGACGCCGCCGACCTCCAGCACGACAGCGACGTCATCAGCCTGCCCAACGAGGCCGCGAACGTGCTGTCGGTCAGCGCGACCGGCCCCATCGGATTCAACTGGGGCGACGAGGGCCTCGAAAGCCCCGAGTACACGCCCTCGGTCTACACCAACTACGGGACCAACGAAATCGACGTGGCCGCGCCCGGCGGCAACTACGACCCCGAAGCCGCAGAGGACGGCGTCCCCGGCTACTACTACGACTTGGTGTACAACACCCTCGCCGAACCCGTCTTCGACGACGACGGTTCGTATCTGGGCGCGGCGTACTCCTACGGCTGGCTCGCCGGGACCTCGATGGCCGCGCCGCAGGTCGCGGGCGCCGCCGCACTGGTCGCGGCACAGAACCCCAAGTACAACGCGAATCAGGTGCGTCAGGCCCTCAAGAACAGCGCCGACACCGTCGAGGAGTTCGACAAGACCTACTACGGCGCTGGCTTCCTGAACCCGGTCGACGCGCTGGAGTAA
- a CDS encoding hemolysin family protein has translation MNSLEVLARIVAGVFLILANGFFVAIEFALTRARQYTEEEFVGDNPGLQRAWEMTQNLEIYLTTCQVGITASSIAVGIVAEPALAAVFEPLFANTALAGIGTGAVIAFLIINLVHLTHGEQTPTYLGVERSRMVCRYGATPLYWFNWLISPLITLGDGVAKWTLRLFGIEMTGAWLETEEDVIESRADLRTELGSVLERGDLPEDRRDEVMNAFRIGDQSVRETMVPPDEIVALSTEVDSEENFRRMEERPQTRYPLVGEELTDFRGIVYVPVFMRHREELASGDIDFAELAAPPMTLSPDTDVSDAIDQFQTENQELALVVEDGAVVGLVTVTDLLESVTGEIEDPLDREQAAASED, from the coding sequence ATGAACTCGCTCGAAGTCCTCGCCCGTATAGTCGCGGGTGTGTTCCTGATACTGGCGAACGGCTTTTTCGTCGCCATCGAGTTCGCGTTGACCCGGGCCCGACAGTACACCGAGGAGGAGTTCGTCGGCGACAACCCCGGGCTCCAGCGCGCGTGGGAGATGACCCAGAACCTCGAGATATACCTCACCACCTGTCAGGTCGGCATCACGGCGTCGAGCATCGCGGTCGGTATCGTCGCCGAACCCGCGCTGGCGGCCGTCTTCGAACCCCTGTTCGCGAACACCGCGCTGGCCGGTATCGGGACGGGCGCGGTCATCGCGTTTCTCATCATCAACCTCGTCCACCTGACCCACGGCGAGCAGACCCCGACGTACCTCGGGGTCGAGCGCTCCCGGATGGTGTGTCGGTACGGCGCGACCCCGCTGTACTGGTTCAACTGGCTCATCTCGCCGCTCATCACGCTCGGCGACGGCGTCGCGAAGTGGACGCTCAGGCTGTTCGGCATCGAGATGACCGGGGCGTGGCTCGAAACCGAGGAGGACGTCATCGAGTCGCGGGCCGACCTCCGCACCGAACTCGGGTCGGTGCTCGAACGCGGCGACCTGCCCGAGGACCGCCGCGACGAGGTGATGAACGCGTTCCGAATCGGCGACCAGTCGGTGCGCGAGACGATGGTCCCGCCCGACGAGATCGTCGCGCTCTCGACCGAGGTCGACTCCGAGGAGAACTTCCGGCGGATGGAAGAGCGCCCCCAGACCCGGTATCCGCTGGTGGGCGAGGAACTGACCGACTTCCGGGGTATCGTCTACGTTCCCGTCTTCATGCGCCATCGCGAGGAACTGGCGTCCGGCGACATCGACTTCGCGGAACTCGCCGCGCCGCCGATGACGCTCTCGCCCGACACCGACGTGAGCGACGCGATAGACCAGTTCCAGACCGAAAATCAGGAACTCGCGCTCGTGGTCGAGGACGGCGCGGTCGTGGGGCTGGTGACCGTGACCGACCTGCTGGAGTCGGTCACGGGCGAGATCGAGGACCCGCTCGACAGGGAACAGGCCGCCGCGTCCGAGGACTGA